Proteins encoded together in one Variovorax paradoxus EPS window:
- a CDS encoding acyltransferase family protein, with translation MPLLDAAKGIACAVIVGHHLSRYGPMPAGAYGLAPDFFGWLADDGRLAVQVFLVIAGFLAAASLAPDGLLRVDRPIARILQRYGRLVMPYLAALTVCVLVAALVRPWLDEDVVPASPSIGQLFAHGFLLQDLLGYESLSTGVWYVAIDFQLFALALMLVGLPAMLSPPAPGVVNPSSRWMPVLLVLALAVTSLVLFNRNAALDDTALYFFGAYGLGMLVFWIGRATRASTWQGAVALLVLVGAGALAIEWRSRIATALVTALLIALAQHRHWLSPAKWPLAAVPLQRLGRMSYSLFLIHFPVLLAMNALVANLAPHGPWVDLLGMVATFGLSVAAAALLYRWVEARPASWRAVFALFAALLLSGIAVSL, from the coding sequence ATGCCGCTGCTCGACGCCGCGAAGGGCATCGCCTGCGCGGTGATCGTGGGGCATCACCTCTCGCGTTATGGCCCGATGCCGGCGGGCGCCTACGGGCTCGCGCCCGATTTCTTCGGATGGCTGGCCGACGACGGCCGGCTTGCGGTGCAGGTGTTCCTCGTGATCGCGGGATTCCTCGCGGCGGCGAGCCTTGCGCCGGATGGCCTCTTGCGCGTCGACCGGCCCATCGCGCGCATCCTTCAGCGTTATGGACGGCTGGTGATGCCGTACCTGGCCGCGCTCACCGTCTGCGTGCTGGTGGCCGCGCTGGTGCGGCCGTGGCTGGATGAAGACGTGGTGCCGGCATCGCCGAGCATCGGGCAGCTTTTTGCGCACGGGTTTCTGCTGCAGGACCTGCTGGGCTACGAATCGCTCTCCACCGGCGTCTGGTACGTGGCCATCGACTTCCAGTTGTTCGCGCTCGCATTGATGCTCGTCGGCCTCCCGGCCATGTTGAGTCCGCCGGCACCGGGTGTGGTGAATCCATCGTCGCGATGGATGCCCGTGCTGCTGGTGCTCGCGCTGGCCGTGACCTCGCTGGTGCTCTTCAACCGCAACGCCGCCCTCGACGACACCGCGCTGTATTTCTTCGGCGCCTACGGGCTCGGCATGCTGGTGTTCTGGATCGGCCGCGCGACGCGTGCCAGCACCTGGCAGGGCGCAGTGGCGCTGCTGGTATTGGTCGGGGCGGGCGCGCTGGCGATCGAATGGCGCAGCCGCATCGCTACTGCGCTTGTCACGGCGCTGCTGATCGCGCTCGCGCAGCACAGGCATTGGCTGTCGCCCGCCAAGTGGCCGCTGGCAGCGGTGCCGTTGCAGCGCCTGGGGCGCATGTCGTACTCGCTGTTCCTCATCCACTTTCCGGTGCTTCTCGCGATGAATGCCCTCGTCGCGAACCTCGCGCCGCATGGGCCGTGGGTCGACCTGTTGGGGATGGTGGCGACCTTTGGACTTTCCGTGGCGGCGGCGGCATTGCTCTACCGCTGGGTCGAGGCGCGCCCGGCATCGTGGCGCGCCGTGTTCGCGTTGTTCGCCGCGTTGCTGCTCAGCGGCATCGCCGTTTCGCTCTAG